One Streptomyces sp. SAI-135 DNA segment encodes these proteins:
- a CDS encoding VIT1/CCC1 transporter family protein, with translation MAIIDIEAPLHEAHRDNHTHRDVNGGWLRPAVFGAMDGLVSNLALMTGVAGGAVGQNTIVLTGLAGLAAGAFSMAAGEYTSVASQRELVEAELDVERRELRKHPQDEEAELAALYEGRGVEPELAREVARQLSKDPEQALEIHAREELGIDPGDLPSPLVAAVSSFGSFALGALLPVLPYLLGATALWPAVLLALLGLFACGAVVARVTARTWWYSGLRQLALGGAAAGVTYALGSLFGTAVG, from the coding sequence GTGGCCATCATCGACATCGAAGCGCCCCTGCACGAGGCGCACCGGGACAACCACACGCACCGGGACGTGAACGGCGGCTGGCTCAGGCCCGCCGTCTTCGGTGCCATGGACGGGCTGGTCTCCAACCTCGCCCTGATGACCGGTGTCGCCGGTGGGGCCGTCGGCCAGAACACCATCGTGCTGACCGGACTCGCCGGGCTCGCCGCCGGCGCCTTCTCCATGGCCGCCGGTGAGTACACCTCCGTCGCCTCCCAGCGCGAGCTGGTCGAGGCCGAGCTGGACGTGGAGCGGCGTGAGCTGCGCAAGCATCCGCAGGACGAGGAGGCCGAGCTGGCCGCCCTGTACGAGGGGCGGGGTGTCGAACCCGAGCTGGCCAGGGAGGTCGCGCGGCAGCTGTCGAAGGACCCCGAGCAGGCCCTTGAGATCCACGCCCGCGAGGAGCTCGGGATCGACCCCGGCGATCTGCCCTCGCCGCTGGTCGCCGCCGTGTCCAGCTTCGGTTCCTTCGCCCTGGGCGCCCTGCTCCCCGTACTGCCTTATCTGCTCGGTGCGACCGCGCTGTGGCCGGCCGTGCTGCTCGCCCTCCTCGGGCTGTTCGCGTGCGGTGCCGTCGTGGCCAGGGTGACCGCGCGGACCTGGTGGTACAGCGGACTCCGGCAGCTCGCTCTGGGGGGTGCGGCGGCCGGTGTGACGTACGCCCTGGGCAGTTTGTTCGGAACGGCCGTAGGATAG
- a CDS encoding rhomboid family intramembrane serine protease: MEPESTVTTCYRHTQVESHVRCTRCERYICPDCMREAAVGHQCPECVREGARSVRQARTAFGGRITAVPLVTYVLIGLNVLAYVGELVRPAIVDRFEMLGVGLRGPDGGHYVWQAAYPAGFHAEGVAEGEWYRLLTGAFLHLPPTEGTFGILHIVMNMVSLWNIGRVVEAQLGRVRYVALYLLSALGGSVLVLLVAPTTPTLGASGAIFGLGAAYYVMARRLGADMAQVNRFMAGLLLWLLISAGLTSWQGHLGGLLAGGVVTLAYAYAPRDRRRTLVQAGACAVLLVVLLVSAWAKVTELTGAR; this comes from the coding sequence GTGGAACCCGAATCCACCGTCACCACCTGCTATCGGCACACCCAGGTGGAGTCCCACGTCCGCTGCACCCGCTGCGAGCGGTACATCTGCCCGGACTGCATGCGGGAGGCTGCCGTCGGCCACCAGTGCCCCGAATGCGTGCGGGAGGGAGCCCGGTCGGTGCGGCAGGCCCGGACCGCGTTCGGCGGCCGGATCACGGCCGTCCCGCTGGTGACGTACGTCCTGATCGGCCTCAACGTGCTCGCCTACGTCGGCGAACTCGTGCGCCCCGCGATCGTGGACCGCTTCGAGATGCTCGGCGTCGGCCTGAGGGGCCCGGACGGCGGCCACTACGTCTGGCAGGCCGCCTACCCCGCCGGCTTCCACGCCGAGGGAGTAGCCGAGGGCGAGTGGTACCGGCTGCTGACCGGCGCCTTCCTCCATCTGCCGCCCACCGAGGGCACGTTCGGGATCCTGCACATCGTGATGAACATGGTGTCGCTGTGGAACATCGGCCGGGTGGTCGAGGCCCAGCTCGGGCGGGTCCGCTATGTCGCCCTCTACCTGCTGTCGGCGCTCGGCGGCTCCGTCCTCGTCCTGCTCGTCGCCCCCACCACCCCCACGCTCGGGGCGTCCGGCGCGATCTTCGGGCTCGGTGCCGCGTACTACGTGATGGCCCGGCGTCTCGGTGCCGACATGGCCCAGGTCAACCGCTTCATGGCGGGTCTGCTGCTGTGGCTGCTGATCTCCGCGGGCCTGACCTCCTGGCAGGGCCATCTCGGCGGCCTGCTGGCCGGCGGCGTCGTCACCCTCGCCTACGCCTACGCCCCCCGGGACCGCCGTCGCACCCTGGTCCAGGCGGGGGCGTGCGCCGTCCTGCTGGTGGTGCTCCTGGTGTCCGCCTGGGCCAAGGTCACCGAACTGACGGGAGCCCGGTGA
- the gltB gene encoding glutamate synthase large subunit — protein sequence MRTPRQPSQHSTNGQKWSFMDARPAAQGMYDPRNEKDACGVGFVATLTGEASHALVEQALTVLRNLEHRGATGSEPDSGDGAGILSQVPDAFFREVAGFELPAAGAYAVGIAFLPEDGIEDAVSKIETIAGEEGLTVLGWREVPVAPELLGATARSTMPVFRQVFVSDGSAAPATDIDLDRKAFVLRKRAEREVDVYFPSLSARTIVYKGMLTTGQLEPFFPDLSDRRFASAIALVHSRFSTNTFPSWPLAHPYRFVAHNGEINTVKGNRNWMAARESQLVSDLFGNDAMAIERVFPICTPDASDSASFDEVLELLHLGGRSLPHSVLMMIPEAWENHDSMEPARRAFYQFHSNLMEPWDGPACVTFTDGKQVGAVLDRNGLRPGRYWVTDDGLVVLGSEVGVLDIDPAKVVRKGRLQPGRMFLVDTVEHRIIEDDEIKAGLAAEQPYAEWLEAGEIELGDLPEREHIVHTHASVTRRQQTFGYTEEELRVLLAPMAKAGAEPIGSMGTDSPIAALSERPRLLFDYFTQLFAQVTNPPLDAIREELVTSLRSSLGPQGNLLDPSAASCRSVVLPFPVIDNDELAKLIHINADGDMPGFKAATLSGLYRVSGGGDALAARIEEICAEADAAIENGARLIVLSDRHSDAEHAPIPSLLLTAAVHHHLIRTKQRTQVGLLVEAGDVREVHHVALLIGFGAAAVNPYLAMESVEDLLRAGTFLNGLEPEQAIRNLIYALGKGVLKVMSKMGISTVASYRGAQVFEAVGLEEGFVQKYFSGTASKIGGVGIDVIAKEVAARHAKAYPASGIAPAHRALEIGGEYQWRREGEPHLFDPETVFRLQHSTRAGRYDIFKKYTDRVNEQSERLMTLRGLFGFKSDRQPISVDEVEPVSEIVKRFSTGAMSYGSISKEAHETLAIAMNQLGGKSNTGEGGEDADRLYDPARRSSIKQVASGRFGVTSEYLVNADDIQIKMAQGAKPGEGGQLPGHKVYPWVAKTRHSTPGVGLISPPPHHDIYSIEDLAQLIHDLKNANPQARIHVKLVSEVGVGTVAAGVSKAHADVVLISGHDGGTGASPLTSLKHAGGPWELGLAETQQTLLLNGLRDRIVVQTDGQLKTGRDVVIAALLGAEEFGFATAPLVVSGCVMMRVCHLDTCPVGIATQNPVLRDRFTGKAEYVVNFFKFIAEEVREILAELGFRSIEEAVGHAEALDVTRAVNHWKAQGLDLAPLFYVPELPEGAALHQVIEQDHGLEKALDNELIKLAADALAADSATDAQPVRAQVAIRNINRTVGTMLGHEVTKKFGGAGLPDDTIDITFTGSAGQSFGAFLPRGVTLRLEGDANDYVGKGLSGGRVIVRPDRGADHLAEFSTIAGNTIAYGATGGELFLRGRTGERFCVRNSGALVVSEGVGDHGCEYMTGGHAVVLGETGRNFAAGMSGGIAYVIDLDRDNVNIGNVNAVEALDDADKQWLHDVVRRHQEETGSTVAEKLLAEWDTAVERFSKIIPSTYKAVLAAKDAAEQAGLSESEITEKMMEAAING from the coding sequence ATGCGTACGCCGCGCCAGCCGTCCCAGCACTCCACGAATGGCCAGAAGTGGTCGTTCATGGATGCTCGCCCTGCTGCGCAGGGTATGTACGACCCCCGCAACGAAAAGGACGCCTGCGGCGTCGGTTTCGTGGCCACCCTCACCGGCGAGGCGAGCCATGCGCTGGTCGAGCAGGCGCTCACGGTTCTGCGCAACCTGGAGCACCGCGGTGCCACCGGCTCCGAGCCCGACTCGGGTGACGGCGCGGGCATCCTGTCCCAGGTTCCGGACGCCTTCTTCCGCGAGGTCGCCGGCTTCGAGCTGCCCGCGGCCGGTGCGTACGCCGTCGGTATCGCCTTCCTGCCGGAGGACGGCATCGAGGACGCCGTCTCGAAGATCGAGACGATCGCCGGGGAAGAGGGCCTCACGGTCCTCGGATGGCGTGAGGTTCCGGTCGCTCCCGAGCTGCTCGGGGCGACCGCCCGCTCCACGATGCCGGTCTTCCGCCAGGTCTTCGTCAGTGACGGTTCCGCCGCGCCCGCCACGGACATCGACCTCGACCGCAAGGCCTTCGTGCTGCGCAAGCGCGCCGAGCGCGAGGTCGACGTCTACTTCCCCTCGCTGTCCGCGCGGACCATCGTCTACAAGGGCATGCTGACCACCGGTCAGCTGGAGCCCTTCTTCCCGGACCTGTCCGACCGCCGCTTCGCCTCCGCGATCGCGCTCGTGCACTCCCGGTTCTCCACGAACACCTTCCCGTCGTGGCCGCTCGCGCACCCGTACCGCTTCGTCGCGCACAACGGCGAGATCAACACCGTCAAGGGCAACCGCAACTGGATGGCGGCCCGCGAGTCGCAGCTGGTCTCCGACCTGTTCGGCAACGACGCCATGGCCATCGAGCGCGTCTTCCCGATCTGTACGCCGGACGCCTCCGACTCGGCGTCCTTCGACGAGGTCCTCGAACTCCTGCACCTGGGCGGCCGTTCGCTGCCGCACTCCGTGCTGATGATGATCCCGGAGGCGTGGGAGAACCACGACTCCATGGAGCCGGCGCGCCGCGCCTTCTACCAGTTCCACTCCAACCTGATGGAGCCCTGGGACGGTCCGGCCTGTGTCACCTTCACCGACGGCAAGCAGGTCGGCGCGGTCCTCGACCGCAACGGCCTTCGCCCCGGCCGCTACTGGGTCACCGACGACGGCCTCGTCGTCCTCGGCTCCGAGGTCGGCGTCCTCGACATCGACCCCGCCAAGGTGGTCCGCAAGGGCCGCCTCCAGCCCGGCCGGATGTTCCTCGTGGACACCGTCGAGCACCGCATCATCGAGGACGACGAGATCAAGGCCGGCCTCGCCGCCGAGCAGCCGTACGCGGAGTGGCTGGAGGCCGGCGAGATCGAGCTCGGCGACCTGCCCGAGCGCGAGCACATCGTGCACACCCACGCCTCGGTCACCCGCCGCCAGCAGACCTTCGGCTACACCGAGGAAGAGCTGCGCGTCCTGCTCGCGCCGATGGCCAAGGCCGGTGCCGAGCCGATCGGTTCGATGGGCACCGACTCGCCGATCGCCGCGCTGAGCGAGCGCCCGCGGCTGCTCTTCGACTACTTCACCCAGCTGTTCGCGCAGGTCACCAACCCGCCGCTGGACGCGATCCGCGAAGAGCTGGTGACCAGCCTGCGCTCCTCGCTGGGCCCGCAGGGCAACCTGCTCGACCCGAGCGCCGCCTCCTGCCGTTCCGTCGTGCTGCCCTTCCCGGTGATCGACAACGACGAGCTGGCCAAGCTCATCCACATCAACGCCGACGGCGACATGCCCGGCTTCAAGGCCGCGACCCTCTCCGGTCTGTACCGGGTCTCCGGCGGCGGCGACGCCCTCGCCGCCCGCATCGAGGAGATCTGCGCCGAGGCCGACGCGGCCATCGAGAACGGCGCCCGCCTCATCGTCCTGTCGGACCGGCACTCCGACGCCGAGCACGCGCCGATCCCGTCGCTGCTGCTCACCGCGGCCGTCCACCACCACCTCATCCGCACCAAGCAGCGCACCCAGGTGGGCCTGCTGGTCGAGGCCGGTGACGTCCGCGAGGTCCACCACGTCGCCCTGCTGATCGGCTTCGGCGCCGCGGCCGTGAACCCCTACCTCGCCATGGAGTCCGTCGAGGACCTCCTGCGCGCGGGCACCTTCCTGAACGGCCTGGAGCCCGAGCAGGCCATCCGCAACCTGATCTACGCCCTGGGCAAGGGCGTACTGAAGGTCATGTCGAAGATGGGCATCTCGACCGTCGCCTCCTACCGCGGCGCCCAGGTCTTCGAGGCCGTCGGTCTCGAAGAGGGCTTCGTCCAGAAGTACTTCAGCGGTACCGCCTCCAAGATCGGCGGCGTCGGCATCGACGTCATCGCCAAGGAGGTCGCCGCCCGGCACGCCAAGGCCTACCCGGCCTCCGGCATCGCGCCGGCGCACCGCGCGCTGGAGATAGGCGGCGAGTACCAGTGGCGCCGCGAGGGTGAGCCGCACCTGTTCGACCCGGAGACGGTCTTCCGCCTCCAGCACTCGACGCGCGCGGGCCGCTACGACATCTTCAAGAAGTACACGGACCGCGTGAACGAGCAGTCCGAGCGCCTGATGACGCTGCGCGGCCTGTTCGGCTTCAAGTCGGACCGTCAGCCGATCTCCGTCGACGAGGTCGAGCCCGTCTCCGAGATCGTCAAGCGCTTCTCCACCGGCGCCATGTCGTACGGCTCCATCTCCAAGGAGGCGCACGAGACCCTCGCCATCGCCATGAACCAGCTGGGCGGCAAGTCCAACACCGGTGAGGGCGGCGAGGACGCGGACCGGCTGTACGACCCGGCCCGCCGGTCCTCCATCAAGCAGGTCGCCTCCGGCCGCTTCGGTGTGACCTCCGAGTACCTGGTCAACGCGGACGACATCCAGATCAAGATGGCCCAGGGCGCCAAGCCCGGCGAGGGTGGCCAGCTGCCCGGCCACAAGGTCTACCCGTGGGTCGCCAAGACCCGGCACTCGACCCCGGGTGTGGGTCTGATCTCCCCGCCGCCGCACCACGACATCTACTCGATCGAGGACCTGGCCCAGCTGATCCACGACCTGAAGAACGCGAACCCGCAGGCGCGGATCCACGTGAAGCTGGTCTCCGAGGTCGGCGTCGGCACGGTCGCGGCGGGTGTGTCGAAGGCGCACGCGGACGTCGTGCTCATCTCGGGTCACGACGGTGGTACGGGTGCTTCGCCCCTCACTTCTCTCAAGCACGCCGGCGGTCCCTGGGAGCTCGGTCTCGCCGAGACCCAGCAGACCCTGCTGCTCAACGGACTGCGCGACCGGATCGTCGTCCAGACCGACGGCCAGCTCAAGACCGGCCGTGACGTCGTCATCGCCGCGCTGCTCGGCGCCGAGGAGTTCGGTTTCGCGACCGCGCCGCTCGTCGTCTCCGGCTGCGTCATGATGCGCGTCTGCCATCTGGACACCTGCCCGGTCGGCATCGCCACCCAGAACCCGGTGCTGCGCGACCGGTTCACCGGCAAGGCCGAGTACGTCGTGAACTTCTTCAAGTTCATCGCCGAAGAGGTCCGCGAGATCCTCGCCGAGCTGGGCTTCCGCTCCATCGAGGAGGCCGTCGGCCACGCCGAGGCCCTCGACGTGACCCGCGCGGTCAACCACTGGAAGGCGCAGGGCCTGGACCTGGCCCCGCTCTTCTACGTGCCCGAGCTGCCCGAGGGCGCCGCGCTGCACCAGGTCATCGAGCAGGACCACGGCCTGGAGAAGGCGCTCGACAACGAGCTCATCAAGCTCGCCGCCGACGCGCTGGCCGCTGACTCGGCGACCGACGCCCAGCCGGTGCGCGCCCAGGTCGCGATCCGCAACATCAACCGCACGGTCGGCACCATGCTCGGCCACGAGGTGACGAAGAAGTTCGGTGGCGCGGGCCTGCCCGACGACACCATCGACATCACCTTCACGGGCTCGGCCGGCCAGTCCTTCGGCGCCTTCCTGCCGCGCGGTGTCACGCTGCGCCTGGAGGGCGACGCCAACGACTACGTCGGCAAGGGCCTCTCCGGCGGCCGCGTGATCGTCCGTCCCGACCGGGGCGCCGACCACCTCGCCGAGTTCTCGACGATCGCGGGCAACACCATCGCCTACGGCGCCACCGGCGGCGAGCTGTTCCTGCGCGGTCGTACCGGTGAGCGCTTCTGCGTCCGCAACTCCGGTGCGCTGGTGGTCTCGGAGGGCGTGGGCGACCACGGCTGCGAGTACATGACCGGCGGTCACGCGGTGGTCCTCGGCGAGACGGGCCGCAACTTCGCGGCCGGCATGTCCGGCGGTATCGCGTACGTGATCGACCTGGACCGCGACAACGTCAACATCGGCAACGTGAACGCCGTCGAGGCGCTCGACGACGCCGACAAGCAGTGGCTGCACGACGTGGTGCGCCGCCACCAGGAGGAGACCGGCTCCACGGTCGCCGAGAAGCTGCTCGCCGAGTGGGACACCGCGGTCGAGCGCTTCAGCAAGATCATCCCCAGCACGTACAAGGCAGTGCTCGCCGCCAAGGACGCCGCCGAGCAGGCGGGACTCTCCGAGTCCGAGATCACCGAGAAGATGATGGAGGCGGCGATCAATGGCTGA
- a CDS encoding glutamate synthase subunit beta translates to MADPKGFLNHGREVAKSRPVDVRLKDWNEVYVPGSLLPIISKQASRCMDCGIPFCHNGCPLGNLIPEWNDYAYREDWAAASERLHATNNFPEFTGRLCPAPCESACVLGINQPPVTIKNVEVSIIDKAWDTGDVAPQIPERLSGKTVAVIGSGPAGLAAAQQLTRAGHTVAVYERADRVGGLLRYGIPEFKMEKRHINRRIEQMRAEGTRFRTGIEIGRDLKATDLKKRYDAVVIAAGATTARDLPVPGRELKGIHQAMEYLPLANKVQEGDYVSSPISAEGKHVVVIGGGDTGADCVGTAHRQGAASVTQLEIMPRPGEERAPHQPWPTFPMLYKVTSAHEEGGERVYSVSTTHFEGDEDGNVQWLHLSEVEFIDGKLTPKPGTERKIPAQLVTLAMGFTGTDRENGLVEQFGLELDERGNIARDADFQTNVPGVFVAGDAGRGQSLIVWAIAEGRSAARGCDRFLTGASELPAPIRPTDRSLMV, encoded by the coding sequence ATGGCTGACCCGAAGGGCTTCCTGAACCACGGCCGCGAGGTCGCCAAGTCCCGCCCCGTCGACGTCCGTCTGAAGGACTGGAACGAGGTCTACGTCCCGGGCTCGCTGCTTCCGATCATCTCGAAGCAGGCGTCCCGCTGCATGGACTGCGGCATCCCGTTCTGCCACAACGGCTGTCCGCTCGGGAACCTCATCCCCGAGTGGAACGACTACGCCTACCGCGAGGACTGGGCGGCGGCCTCGGAGCGCCTGCACGCGACGAACAACTTCCCCGAGTTCACGGGGCGGCTGTGCCCGGCTCCCTGCGAGTCGGCGTGTGTGCTCGGCATCAACCAGCCGCCGGTCACCATCAAGAACGTCGAGGTCTCGATCATCGACAAGGCGTGGGACACCGGTGACGTGGCGCCGCAGATCCCCGAGCGCCTGTCCGGCAAGACCGTCGCGGTCATCGGGTCAGGACCCGCCGGTCTCGCCGCCGCGCAGCAGCTGACCCGGGCCGGTCACACCGTCGCCGTCTACGAGCGCGCGGACCGCGTCGGAGGCCTCCTCCGGTACGGCATCCCCGAGTTCAAGATGGAGAAGCGGCACATCAACCGCCGTATCGAGCAGATGCGCGCGGAGGGCACCCGCTTCCGTACCGGCATCGAGATCGGCCGCGACCTCAAGGCGACCGACCTGAAGAAGCGGTACGACGCCGTCGTGATCGCCGCCGGCGCCACCACCGCGCGTGACCTTCCGGTCCCCGGCCGCGAGCTCAAGGGCATCCACCAGGCCATGGAGTACCTGCCGCTGGCGAACAAGGTCCAGGAGGGCGACTACGTCTCCTCCCCGATCTCCGCCGAGGGCAAGCACGTCGTGGTCATCGGCGGCGGCGACACCGGCGCCGACTGCGTGGGCACCGCGCACCGCCAGGGCGCGGCCTCGGTGACGCAGCTGGAGATCATGCCCCGCCCGGGCGAGGAGCGTGCCCCGCACCAGCCGTGGCCGACCTTCCCGATGCTGTACAAGGTCACCTCCGCGCACGAGGAGGGCGGCGAGCGGGTCTACTCCGTCTCCACCACCCACTTCGAGGGCGACGAGGACGGCAACGTCCAGTGGCTGCACCTCAGCGAGGTCGAGTTCATCGACGGCAAGCTGACCCCGAAGCCGGGCACGGAGCGCAAGATCCCCGCCCAGCTGGTCACCCTCGCGATGGGCTTCACCGGCACCGACCGGGAGAACGGCCTGGTCGAGCAGTTCGGCCTGGAGCTCGACGAGCGCGGCAACATCGCCCGTGACGCCGACTTCCAGACCAACGTGCCGGGCGTCTTCGTCGCCGGTGACGCCGGCCGCGGCCAGTCGCTCATCGTGTGGGCGATCGCGGAGGGCCGCTCGGCCGCCCGCGGCTGCGACCGCTTCCTGACCGGCGCGAGCGAACTGCCCGCGCCGATCCGTCCGACGGACCGCTCCCTGATGGTCTGA
- a CDS encoding chitosanase, with the protein MKRVRLLLLAAVPALVTASVYLFAPEDSGAGGAGPDLSAAYRSQAAEAAEDAPGAKAWAERSEGARSAEDDALIAGLPAGLAAPATKELAQQLVASAENSTLDWRSAYAYIEDIGDGQGYTAGIIGFCTGTNDLLTLVEDYTRAHPDNGLAPYLPALRAVDGTDSHEGLDPGFTAAWRAEAEVPAFRKAQDTARDRVYFDPAVSLAKLDGLGPLGQFVYYDAMVFHGPGTDATGFYGIRERALRQADSPTGGGSEKSYLDAFLDLREDAMRTRDPDIDTTRVDTAQRRFLDEGNLSLRTPLEWQVYGETYRVP; encoded by the coding sequence GTGAAACGCGTCCGCCTGCTGCTCCTCGCGGCCGTCCCCGCACTCGTCACGGCGTCGGTCTACCTGTTCGCGCCCGAGGACTCCGGCGCGGGCGGGGCGGGTCCGGACCTGTCCGCCGCCTACCGTTCGCAGGCGGCCGAGGCCGCCGAGGACGCCCCCGGCGCCAAAGCCTGGGCCGAGCGGTCCGAGGGGGCGCGGAGCGCCGAGGACGACGCGCTGATCGCCGGGCTGCCGGCGGGCCTTGCCGCGCCGGCCACGAAGGAGCTCGCCCAGCAGCTGGTGGCCAGCGCGGAGAACTCCACGCTCGACTGGCGCAGCGCCTACGCCTACATCGAGGACATCGGCGACGGCCAGGGCTACACCGCCGGCATCATCGGCTTCTGCACCGGCACCAACGATCTGCTCACCCTCGTCGAGGACTACACGAGGGCCCACCCGGACAACGGCCTCGCGCCGTACCTGCCCGCCCTGCGCGCGGTCGACGGCACGGACTCCCACGAGGGCCTGGACCCGGGCTTCACCGCCGCCTGGCGGGCCGAGGCCGAGGTCCCGGCCTTCCGGAAGGCGCAGGACACGGCGCGCGACCGCGTCTACTTCGACCCCGCGGTCAGCCTCGCCAAGCTCGACGGACTCGGCCCCCTCGGCCAGTTCGTCTACTACGACGCCATGGTCTTCCACGGCCCCGGCACCGACGCCACCGGCTTCTACGGCATCCGCGAGCGCGCCCTGCGCCAGGCCGACAGCCCGACCGGGGGCGGCTCGGAGAAGTCCTACCTGGACGCTTTCCTCGACCTCCGCGAGGACGCCATGCGCACCCGCGACCCGGACATCGACACCACCCGCGTCGACACCGCGCAGCGGCGGTTCCTCGACGAGGGGAACCTGAGCCTGCGGACGCCGCTGGAGTGGCAGGTGTACGGGGAGACCTACCGGGTGCCCTGA